The Geobacillus genomosp. 3 genome segment GCCGGGAATCGCTCATCGACCCGACGGCAAACGAATTGCCGCTCATTCAAATCGACCCGTACGTCCGCGGCATCGTCCGCTGGCTGAACATGATGCATATGTACACCATTTGCAGCTGCGACGGGGAAGGGAAACGGCCAGCCGTCATTTACTTCCTTGACGACTTATCCGCCGAACAGCGGACGATCATCCGCGCCTGCGCGCCCAAACGGGTGAAGGTTCGCTTCAGCGAACGCCATCCGAAATACGTCAAACTTTCTTTGCACTACGGCCCCGACCACATCGACGACTTGCTCGTTATGGCCGAGCGGCTGTATGATGTGTGGCGCAACCCGGACAGGCTGTTGGACTACCGCCTTGAGACGTTCCAACAACGGCTGCTTCCTTTATTGGCCATTAACGGGCCAAGCGGACGGGAACGATCCATCCGTGCGCACCTTCAGCGAATGCTCCGGAAAAAAACAGATGAACTGACGGTCGACCCGTACGGCAACTTGCTCGCCATCGTCCGGCGCGGAGACGGTCCAACGATTTTGCTTTCCGCCCATCTGGATACCGTCCGTCCGTTTCCGCTTCAGCGCACTATCGTGCACAAAGGAACAACATGGCGGGCTTCATCAGGGATCTTGGGAGCGGACGATCGTGCAGGCATAGCGGTCATCTTGGAACTGCTCGATTCCGTCCCCTGCTCCCGCTTCAGCGGAACACTGAAAATCGCCTTTACCGTTGAAGAAGAAATCGGCTGCCTCGGCTCGCGCCATCTCGATCCGGACTTTTTGCGCGATGTCGACGCCGCCATCGTCGTCGACCGCCGCGGCACCCGCGACATCGTCACCTCTAACGGCGGCACGCCGTTTTGCCCGGACGAATACGGGCGATTGTTCGAACAGGCCGGAGCGCTCGCCGGCATGCCCGACTGGAGAACAACCGCCGGCGGGGTCAGCGATGCGAAAGTATTCGCCTCTTTCGGCATCCCGTCCGTCAATTTGTCCGTCGGCTACGAAAACGAACATACGGAAGATGAATCGCTCAACGTTCGGGCAACGCTTGAAACGGTGATGCTGCTTGAGAAGGTGTTCGACGAAAACTTGTTAACTTCGTTCGTCCAAACCGAAGTCATCCGGCCAAGCTAAAAACGCATCCGCCAATATACATGGAAGAAAAAGCAGCCGCATGGCGTCGGCGAGCGGCTGTTTTTTTATTTCCCTGTTTACGTTCCTGTTTCCCTTTTCGGCTAAGTCCCCCAAAGAACCGTCAACTCTCTTCTTTGGATAGATCAACCAATCGGGCAATCTCCTTGACTATCATTCCTTTCCGCGCCATGTTATGGGACAGTCTCTTCATTCCTTCTTGATCCCCCTCCTCTATTTTATCCATATAAAACTCACAATCCCAACATCCTCCTTTTCCCTTCGTTTTTATTGCCTTCACCCCGCTTCGGAGTTGTTACTCTTCTTTCTCCGACAACGTCACATACGTTTCAAAAATCTCAACAACAACCACAACTCATCTATATAAATGCTCATTGAACAATTCACATTTGCCTTCTTCCGCAACTCACTTCTTTCCCATGGATCAGCTTGCCGATTGAGCCCACATGTTCTTTGTAGGAAGTACTGAAGCGCTTAAGGAACGAAGAGGTTAACTCTCCATGTTGCATGTATATAGTTCCAATCGAACTAACATGCACAAAAACTTTTTTAGTTCGACTTGCTTATTTTTAGTATCTCCCTTTTGGCTAAGTAAACAACATATCAGCAACCAAATTGTCGCGGCGAAATATCATTTCATTAAGTTTACCAATACGACTCAACGGTGAAAAAGTAGAAGTGAAGAACATTGTCAAACAGAATATTGCACCGCTTTATCTATAAAAACGCAAATCACCTTATCCAAAAAATGATGATTCTAAAGGAGAAGTAAAAAAGCCATAACTAGTAATTTGTAACATGTGATAATATATTTTTAAAAAGATAAGCTATTTTTGATATGCGAAGATGGGGGAGAGTTTTATGGATGAAAAGGATTGGATCATCTTAAAAACTATATACGAGGATCGCAACATTACCAAGGCATCGGAGCGGCTGTACATCTCTCAACCATCCTTAACTTATAGAATTAAACAGCTAGAAAAAGAATTCGGTGTCAAGATACTCTCTAGAGGAAAAAAGGGAGTGGAATTTACTGAACATGGTGAGTACTTAGTACAATATGCGAGCAATATGCTGTCTCTTCTCGAAAGAATAAAAGAGCAATTAAGTAATATGAACGATAAAGTAAAAGGGACGCTAAAGTTGGCTGCATCACGAATTTACGCACGTTATGAACTTCCCGGTATATTATCTCTATTCTTAAAAAGATACCCAGATATTGATATTCAACTCAAAACCGGCTTTAGTTCGGAGGTTTATCAAATGTTGCATAAGGAGGAAGTACATGTAGGTATAGTAAGGGGAAACCATGACTGGGATGGACCTAAGATTTTAATTAGTGAAGAAAAAATTTACGTTGTATCGAAATACCGTATTGATCTTTCTAACCTACCTGCTATACCTAGGGTGAATTATACAACTGATCCCTCATTAAAAAGTATCATAGACTCTTGGTGGAAAGAAATATTTGATATCCCCCCAAATATCACCATGGAAGTTGATCTTATCGATACTTGCAGGGAAATGGTGATTCACGGTCTAGGGTATGCTATTCTGCCAGGTATATGCTTAAAAGGTTTAGACAATTTATACAAATACGAGATCACATCAAAAGACGGAAGTCCAATTTATAGGAGAACATGGCTTATCTTCCGAAACTCAACATTAGACTTATCTAAAGTCAGCGCCTTCGTCGATTTTGTTCAAACTAACTATAAACAGCCGGCTAGGGAGCATAACTGATACGTCTATACAGATGTAACGGAAAAATTTAACATATCCTTGACGAAAAAGCCGCTTATCTATTTTTTTCGGCTGACGAAGGTGAGCCTGTGGCCTGCCTTCGTCACGTTAAGACGTGACGGAAGACCAATCCCCTAAACAGGTCTGGCGGTGTTGTTCAGTCGCCCAACAGTCGGTCCGATCACTCTGTAAACACTACAAATGTTAAAGCTTTAAACTGTATCGATATACCGCAGAGAAAAATTCATTTAAAGTAATATGATCTCGGAAAGCTGTTTTCCATTTTATATGCTTGACATCTTCCAAAATGGCAAATAGGGGAAGTCATAAAGGAAGTTATAAACTCAAACGCGAGGAGGAAAATTCCTCCTCGCTCAGAAACTGTTCACCCTTTGGATATATGTAATAATCTCTTTACTTACTTCTTCGGTAGAGGAATTCCCCCCTAAATCTGGAGTCTTTTTATCTCCACAATCCAAATAATTCCATATAGCTTTGTATAGCAAACCCGATACCTGCACCAACTGTGGATCATTGTGCTTTCTCCCCAGCCAATTAATTAGCATCTGAGCGGATAATATTTCCGCTACGGGATTAGCAATCCCTTTGCCTGCGATAGAGGGAGCCGAGCCGTGAACAGCCTGCGCGACAGCAAAATGATCTCCTTCGTTTAGGCTAGGGGCCACTCCTAGCCCCCCGACAAGCCCGGCTGCCAAATCTGAAAGAATATCCCCAAACATATTAGTAGTAACAATAACGTCATATTTTTCGGGATGAAGGACTAAATACATTGCAAAAGCATCAACATGATGGTCATCCGTAAAAATATGCGGATATTGTTCGCTTATCTTATAACATTCCTCTAAAAACAAACCGCATCCCTCCCTCTAGAAATGTTGATATATCAAGGCTTTTCGGCCTCTCAGGGGTGCCGAAAAAATATTTTTCGACAAAATCCCTTACATCCTTTTTCAATTTTGTGGATATCTTACAGACCTAGGGTGCGCTTCGCGGCCACGCCTGGATCCATTTTCCTGACGTGGGAGGAAGTGTATTCGATGCACCCTTGGATCTCCGCATCGCTGATGAGGACGAACCCTCCCATGTCTCCGGGCGTCTTTGCGCCAACATTCCCTCGTTCGGTCTCGTCATCAGGCGGAGGCCGGCCAAGCTCCTTTCGGGACTCGAGGTCGAATGGATGAGATCACGCCAGCTTCTCCGGTGTCATCCTGTTGTCCAACACTTCTTCCGTTCGTGGGGGGAGGCCTTAGGCCGCCCGGTGTGGAACATGGGACAAGACGTCCTGCCTCATTCGCTCCGCGTCAAACGCTTGTTTCTTCGTGCAAATCGCAAACAGCACATTCAACAGCTTTCGGCATAACGCGACGATGGACTGCTTTCCGGTCAGCGGGTTGACGGGCCGGGTCGTATAGTACTCATGCAGCTCGCGAAACGCCTCATTGTGCCGGATCAGCGGAATCACCGCCCGAAACAGCACCGATCGCAGCCGTTTCCGTCCCCGCTTCGAGATGTGCTTTTGCCCTTTGCGCTGGCCGGAGGAGTTCTCCTTGAGCGTCAGGCCCGCCAACTTCACCAATTGACGCGGGTCCCGATAGTGGGCAAAACTGCCGATCTCCGCCAGCAGATCGATGATCGTGGCATCTCCCAACCCGTCGACCGTTTTCAGCCATTGATACTCCATCGTTGTTTGAACCAATGCCTTCAACTCGGCGTCCAACGCTGCGATTTCGGCCTCGAACTGGCGGTATTGGCGGACGAGCGCGGCGATCTCAAACCGGGCCATCGTCGTCCCTTCCGTCACCCCAATCGAGCCCTTCGCGGCGTCGATCAACGCCTGAATTTTCGCTTTCTGCGGGCATTTCAGCCCTTCGCTTTGCCGGTACGCCTCCAGAAGCTCCTCGGCGGTCCGACCCGCCATATCGGCCGGAAGCGGCGTCCACTCCAGCACCGCCAGCGCTGTTTTCCCCAGGTCGCGAAACACGGTCCAAAACTCTGGAAAATACCGATCCGTCCAACGGATGATCGCGTTTTTCACCGCCGCCTGTTCCTTCCGGAGCTTCTCTTTGAGCGTGCTCCCGACGCGCAAATCCGCTTCGATCTCGTGCAGCAGCCGGGGGACGAGGAATCGCCCGTCTTTCGCCAGCCTGGCGATGACCAGGGCGTCTTTGGCGTCGTGTTTCGTCGGCAGGTTGTCATCGAGTTCTTTCGACCGGCACACATGCGCCGGGTTGACCATGACCAGCGGGATCCCGTTTTCCTCGAGGAAGTAGGCCAGGTTCAACCAGTAGTGCCCGGTCGGCTCCACAGCGACGATCACCTGTGACTTCCCGAACGCTTTCCTCCCCTCCTGAATCGCTTCATACAGCTGTTGAAACCCCTCTTTCGACTGGAAGATCGGGAACGACTTGCGAAGCACGCGCCCCCGGTCATCCACGAAGCAGGCGTAGTGGGTTCGTTTCGCGATATCGATGCCCACGACCAATGTGTGTTCCGTGACTTGATTGATTTTCTGATTTTGTGTACAATTCATCTGAAGTCCTCCTTGGCATGATGGTAGGTATTGTTTGGCACCCCTGCATCATACCAAGAGGGCTTTTTTTGATCAAGTCCCCGGAAAAGCTCCTAACGGGAATGCTTCTTTAATACATTGGCTTTATGAACAATGGATACGCGTTTTTTATTCCCTCTCTCTTCAGCTAATCGAAACGCTGCCTTAGCAACGTTTCTACTCGCTTGACGTGTGACGAGTCTTAGAGAAATGACAGTATCGTTGTCAATCTTGAATTCCCCAGGTCCCTCTAGCATATTTCTGTCTGCATACATGCCTTCCGTATTTTCACGAACAATAACCATATCGATGTTTCCATACTTGCATTGACTGATTGGAATAGATCGAACAGGCCTGATATTAGCATATAAGTTAAATCTTTTTCGTATTTCTGCACTGGGGTTGGGCATACTTTCACCTTTGTATAGGTGAGTGGATAGCGGGCCCAAAATCAATCCATGGCAGCTGTCTAGTCGACTGCTTGTTGTGTCAGGGAGTGTAGTTCCATACGTTTCATAAGCTTGTAGTCCTGCCTCAAGCTTAACCCATTCAAATAGCCTGCAGTTTATTTTCCGCTCTATCTCTTCTATGACCCTGACCGTTTCTCCTACAACCTCCGGGCCAATACCATCCCCTTCTATAACAGCTATTTTGTACATGATTCTCCGTCCTCTCTAACCCATTAAAAATCCATTTTACCCGGAAGCCAAAGCGATAAACCTGGAAACAGGATAACAATCACTAGATACAACAACATTAGTACAATAAAAATCGCACTCCCTTTGAATACTTCGCTTAATTTCTCCTTAGCTATCCCACTAATAACAAACAAGTTCAAGCCTACAGGCGGGGTGATTTGAGCTACTTCCATATTTATAATCATCGCTATCGCAAAATGATACGGGTCAATATTTAACATCTTCATAATTGGGAGCAATAAAGGTAATGTAATCAACATAATCGAAGAAGATTCTAGGAACATTCCCAGTATCAAAAATAGAATTGCGGTAGCGACAAAAAAGATGGTTTTGCTCAAAAATTCCCCCGAAACTAATAGAGAGGCAATCGTTTGCGGGATTTGCTCTTGGGTCATGTACAACGAAAAAACACTGGCACCCGATATGATAAACATAATCATTGCACTGACCCCTATAGTATCCTTCAAAATAGCATGCCAGTCTTTCCAAGAGGTCTCACGATAAACAAACAACGAGACAATTAGTGAGTATACACATGCGATAACTGATGCCTCCGACGGCGTAGTAGCACCACTATAAATACACAATAGAATTAAAATAGGTAAAAATACTCCCCACGAAGCCTTGCGTAATGAACTCCATCTTTCATTCCATGATGCCTTTTCAGCACCACCGTATCCTTTGAGACGGGCATAAAAGATCGAATATGCAACTAGCACAAGGGTAAGAACGATACCAGGTACAATTCCCGCTATAAACAACTTACCGATAGATTGCTCGGTTACAATTCCATAAACAATAAGTGGGATGCTAGGCGGGATCAGTATCCCTAATGTCCCAGAAGCAGCTACTAGCCCCATTGCGTATCTTTTGTTGTAACCAGCCTCCACCATAGCCGGGATCATGATAGAACCTACTGCGGCAGCGGTAGCTGGACTTGACCCACTAATGGCTGCAAAAAATGCACAGGCTAGAATCGTTACAACGGATAACCCACCGGATATGTGCCCTATCCACGCTCTCAACGCATCAATAAGATACTTCGATATCCCACCTTTAGCCATAATCGCACCGGCAAATACAAATCCGGGAATGGCAATCAATGTTGTAGAATTTATGGATGTAAACATTTTATGAGGAATGGTCCAAATATTAAACATACCCGACAGAGAAAACATAATAACAGACGCTACCGTTAAAGCCAACGCTATAGGAATTCTAAGCAAAATTAATACAGTAAAGAGACTAAAAAGCATTGCGGTATTCATCTAAACTCTCCTTTCCTAAACCTAAGTGATGATCCCCCTGGTGAATACTCATTCTCTCTTTTCGCACCTCATTTAGTTGACCAATAAAACGAACCGTCAATAATAGCCCTGAAAATGGTATAACCATATAGTATATCCACATCGGCACTCCGGTTTCCATAGATAATTGTCCTGTTCGCCATGTCTGTAAAACGATCATAGTTCCTCCTATCGTATAAAACAAACAGAACAATATCCCAATAACTCCGGCAAAATAGTCTATTACCTTACGCAGAGACTTAGGAACAATAACATAAAACAAATCCACGCAAATATGGTGTTTATCTCTTAAAGCTACAGAAAGACCTAATAAGATTCCCCAGGTTACCATAACTGTAGAAACTTCCGTAGTCCACGTAGTTGGAGAGTTAAAAATATATCTCATAATAACCTCAAACACTATGAGACAAAGTCCAACTATTAAAAATAAGCCGGCTAGTATATCCTCGATTAACGAATAAACTTTTTTCACTTTGCCCATTATCCCATCCTCCTACTAGTATTTAGGTTTCTAAAGAGGCTAAGCTCTTTAGAAACCTAACTTCTATCATTAATTTTGACTAGTCTCTTGGGCTTTTTGCAGAACCTCTGGGTCGATCTCCTTGCTCCACTTATCAAATACTGGTTGCAAAACATCCGTAAACTTTTGGCGTTCTCCATCTGTTAGATTATGAATTTTTATTTTTCCCTCTTTTTCCATTTGATCCAAGGCTTCTTTTTCTAGTTTGGCCTCTAATTCACGCCCTATCTCAGCCGAAGTCTTGGCAGCCTCCATAAACAACTCCTTTGTTTTTGCGTCAAGTTTATCCCACCAGGTTTTACTCGCCACTAGAATATACTCAGAACGTGCATGGCCGCTTAAAGTTAAGTATTTTTGTACTTCCGGATATCGCTGGGTTTGAATATTCACCAAACTATTTTCCTGTCCGTCCACTGTTCCTAATTGCAATGCTTGATATGTTTCATTAAAAGCGATTTTAGCCGATGAAGCTCCTAATGCTGCATACACCTCATTAATAATTGTTCCTCCATGGGTGCGAATTTTCAGACCCTTGAGGTCAGCTGGATCATCGATCTCAACCTTATTGTTCGTGATATGTTTGAAACCGTTCGGCCAGAACCCTAAACCGATCATCCCATATTGGTCTAACTTATCTAATAGTTTTTTTCCACCTTCCCCATCTTCAAAACTATATAATGCTTGACTGTCTTTAAACACAAACGGCAGATCGAAAATTTCGAACGACTTCTCAAATCCGCTTAATTTGGCAGATGACGGCGCTATAATTTGGACGTTATTTGCTTGCAGGGCCTCAATTTCATTATCATCACCGTATAATTGCCCAGATGGAAAGACTTTTACCTGAATTGCCCCATTACTTTTGGACTCAACAACTTCCTTAAATTTCAATGCCGCTTGGCCCTTTGGCGTGTTTTCGGCTGCCACATGCGAGAACATAACTGTCATCTTTGGATAACCATTGCCACCCTTTTTTGCGTTGTCGGACGAGCTATTACTACTGTTACTAGACGAACACCCAAACAACAAAGCGCTCAATAAGGCAATAAACAGAATTAGACAGGTAGGTTTCAAGATCAGTTTTCTTCTCATTTTCCTCGATTCCCCCTTGGAATTATTTTCAAATATAATGATAGCGTTTTCTAAAAATTCACCACTCCTCCCAAAAAAAACTTTTCTGACTGTTCTGTCTTTAATTATACAAAATCGTTAGACATAGATTAAATATATAATTTTTATACCCGTGGTGCTAGTTGAGCTTTAGCGCTCAACTAGCCCAAGTGTAACCAGGGAATAAGCTAACAATATACCGTCTAGTGCCACTTCAAATCCGATAATCGAATTGGCTCGGATCCCCGTGATGCGATAGTGGTCAACCAGAACCGAGAACACCGTCTCGATCACTTTGCGTTTTTGTTGGATCCACTGCTCCCATGTCTCAGACGCACGATGTTTCTGGTTTTTTCGAGACGGAGTCCAAAGCGCCATTTGGTATTCTTCGTACAGCCTTTTTTGCAAGTCACGGCTAATAAATCCTTTGTCCCCAAAGTTATACGGGTGGGGAATTTGGGTCATCACGCTTTCGGCTGCGATTCGATCGTGGCAAGATGCTTCCGTCACCACATACCCCATTGGCAGCCCTTGATCGGTCACTTGAAGGTGCAGCTTCAACCCGTAGTACCATTGCTTTTTGGAAGCGCAATACCCGATGTCGGCGATCTCTTGAAACCGTTTGACGCGATGCATTCTTGCCGTATGGCACAATGGGAGCGGCAAGCTGTCCACGACGGCATAGGCATGATGTTGGCCGCGTTTTGCCAACTCATGGCGGATCCATTTGATAGCGAAGCCAAGCGCCCGGCAGCGGCGGTTATACCGGGAACGTTCGAGAAACGAGCCGTTTGTGAACAAATTTCCCGTGACAAAACGATGCCACGCCCGTTCAGAAGTAAAACCGAGCAGCTTTCCTAAAAGATGAATGGCGATGATGACAGCGTCCTCTTGCTTGACCAAATGGCGATTTCGACGATGAAGATGCACCTGAATGCATGAAAGTTGAGCAGAAACAAAAACGAAAATGGCGGCATATTGCTTTTGAATCTTGGCCCGATCTGTAGTAAAATGAAAGTGCTCTTGCATAGGGATCCTCCTTTTTAATGGTTGGTTGCACTTTCATTTTAAGGGGATCCTCATGCAAGGGCTATTTTTATGCTTGTTTGAGTTTATCTAGCACCACGGGTTTTTTATGTAACATCATAAAAAATATTAATGTTCACATTTCCTTAGGAAATGATTGATCATTTATACGACATTGCCTTGCCAAATGGCCTTTGCTACTTAAGTTCTCAAGCATCCACATAGATATAACCAAACGCTAGAGAAGCATTTGCTCTATAAAAAATATCAGCTACGGTCATCCACTTTGATAAAAGACTTATCTCCAAATACCATCAGGGCATGAAAGCTCTAAATACCCCAATAGAAGAATTAAGTTAACGCTTTTTAGTCAAATTTAACAATTTAATCCGCAAGTATCGTTCCTTCTAACAGAAATGTTTTCCTTAACCTTTCTCATGCATTAAGGGTTTATTCTCGAAATCCTTGCAAAAAGTCCTCCCCGCAATCAGGGAATAGAAATACCCGAAAGAGTATAATCCCCTCCGAAATAACCTCTAGTTATCCCTCACCCTGTTGCCTTAATTCCATAATTCGTATCCAATAAACAAAAAACATCCATGAGTAAGCTTTTACTCGCCACCCAAGCATGAAAATAACCGCTCATGGATTCATTATTTTCACAGAAAACATCCATGAGTAAGCTTTTACTCGCCACCCAAGCATGAAAATAACCGCTCATGGATTCATTATTTTCACAGAAAACATCCATGAGTAAGCTTTTACTCGCCACCCAAGCATGAAAATAACCGCTCATGGATTCATTATTTTCACAGAAAACATCCATGAGTAAATTTTACTCCCCACCCAGGCATGAAAATCCATCTCTCCTTCCATAATGGAGGATGAACGCAAACAGTTTGGAAAGACGTGCTTTTTAATGGTGGTTCGACCCTGTACAAAAAACTGTTTGAGTCCATTTGGTGTTCCACCCATTGTAAGCCCTTTTCATTTGGAAAAGGTGACTACGAACAGAAAAATGCCTAACGAACAAGTGGACTCACTGTTTGCGAATTCATCAATGGAAGGAGTCCGGATCATGGATGTGCTTTATCATCGTTGCGCAGGTTTAGATGTTCATGCCAAAACGATTGTCGTTTGTGCGCTTTGGGGAGAAGAAGACCACATTCAAAAGGAGATCGAAACGTTTTCGACGTTTACCAAAGACTTGTTTCGCCTCCTGAAATGGCTCGAGGATCGAGAAATCACTCATCTAGCGATGGAGAGTACGGGGGTTTACTGGAAACCGGTCTTTAACATTTTAGAGGACTACTTTGACATTACCTTGGCCAACGCTCAGCGAATCAAGAATGTCCCAGGGAGAAAAACGGATGTATCCGATGCGGAATGGATCGCTAAATTATTGCGTTATGGACTGATTGAAAAGAGTTTTGTGCCACCCGCGCCAATTCGAGAATTGCGGGACTTGACCCGTTTACGCAAAAAGTGGGTGGGTCAATTGATTGCGGAAAAAAACCGAATTCATAAAGTATTGGAGTGTTCCAATATCAAGCTGGGTACGGTGATTTCCGACATCTTCGGAGTATCGGGCCGAAAACTCTTGACCCGTTTAATGGAACAGGGGTACATCGAAGAAGCCGATATCGACGCTTGCCTTCACGGAAGAATGAAAGGGAAAAAGCAACAAATTCAGGAATCGCTCTTTGGGACATTAACCGAACATGAGTTGTTCATGATTCGCCAATCGTGGAAGCACATCGAGTATTTGGAAAGCTTGATTCAGGAGATGGACCAACGCATCGACCATCTCTTACAACCGTATCAACAGGAAGTGGATCTTCTGATGACGATTCCTGGAGTGAAAAAGGAAACCGCCGCCGTCATCATCGCCGAAATCGGAGTGGATATGGGACAGTTCCCGACACCGCAGCGCCTCGCTTCTTGGGCTGGGGTGGCCCCGGGAAATCACGAAAGCGCTGGAAAACGCAAAAGTACACGAACGGTAAAGGGTAATCCTCATATTAAATCCGCGTTATGCGAGGCGGCATGGGCGTTATCCCGATGCAGGAATCAACCGTTGGCGGCGAAATTTTGGTCATTGGCGGCTCGCCGGGGAAAGAAAAAAGCACTCGTTGCGATCGCGCACCGAATGCTTGTCACCATTTACTGCATGCTTTCCCGAAAAGAACCGTTTTGGGGACCACAAGTAAGTTAGTATAGCCAAAATGAATACAGAATATACGAGATGCCTAAAAATAAGGCACCTCTGCTTTCCTGTTGTCTTTTTTGGCCATTTGTAGTGTATCCAAACTGATCACAGGATATACAGAGTTGACCGGGTTTTATGGATTTTCACAGAAAACATCCATGAGTAAGCTTTTACTCGCCACCCAAGCATGAAAATAACCGCTCATGGATTCATTATTTTCACAGAAAACATCCATGAGTAAGCTTTTACTCGCCACCCAAGCATGAAAATAACCGCTCATGGATTCATTATTTTCACAGAAAACATCCATGAGTAAGCTTTTACTCGCCACCCAAGCATGAAAATAACCGCTCATGGATTCATTATTTTCACAGAAAACATCCATGAGTAAGCTTTTACTCGCCACCCAAGCATGAAAATAACCGCTCATGGATTCATTATTTTCACAGAAAACATCCATGAGTAAGCTTTTACTCGCCACCCAAGCATGAAAATAACCGCTCATGGATTCATTATTTTCACAGAAAAAAAAGACAGCAAGCGCCGGAGGGAAATCCTCCCTATTGCCCGCCGTACTATCCTAAGAGATAATTTTTCTCAAAAAACAATGAATCAATTATTGTAATGTTAGGCTTCTCCATTAAATAAAGCTATCGGTACAACAGAGTAGCCTTCCATAATCCTTCTGGCAGTGCGTCCAATGGCCGCACGTTTCACCCGATACTCCCCATTCTCTCCTATAACAATTGCCTCAACCTCTATAATACCTGTCGGATGGCCAATCTTAACTGGTCCTTTATGACCAGAGAGAATATCGTGTACAACCGTCCCTGGTATTTGGCTAGCTGTAGCTAACGCAATAGCTCCGCTAACAGCAAAAGCCGGATGCAATGTCCCCATAGCAATATACCGCCCAATAATATGAATATCGTTGGCAGAGATGATTTGTTTTTCACTCGATACATAGCTCTTGCGTTTGGCGATGACACATATCTTAGGCAACGCATGAGTAAACGGACTTGGATTATCGTCCGGATCGATTAAACCTATTTGTTTTCCAATCTTCACACGGATTTCTTCTAGAACATCGAGAAGATCCTTTTTATTGAAATCTTTACCCACTTCTGTACCTTCAATACCCATTTGATCTGCTTTTACAAAAATAAGGGTATTAGCAGAATCGACTACAGACACTTCGATCTCCTTGCCCGAAGAAAGCCTGATCTTATCTTTCACATCACCTGTCGGTAACACTTTCCCAGTGATGGCTCCCCCAGAGTCTAAAAAATTTACACTAATCTTAGATGCAACCCCTAACACCCCAGAAATTGAGAAGTCTCCCTCGTAGACAATCTCTCCATTTTTAACTGGGACTTCTACTTCTATAATTTTATTTGTGTTAGTATTGAAGATTCTGACAACGGTATAAGGTTCTGTAATTTTACAAAACCCCTCCTCAACTGCATATAGCCCAACTGCTGCTGCCATATTTCCGCATGTAGGTGTATAATCAATTACTTCTTTAGTCACACTTACCTGTCCAAATGTATAGATAATATCAACGTTTTCCTGTTCAGAT includes the following:
- a CDS encoding M20/M25/M40 family metallo-hydrolase, whose translation is MEKHMKWMIRHGFLPGGETGITGQWLGQTLANLIRQGQSWEQLSEQQWMDALAHAAKQIDTYFDVPGRESLIDPTANELPLIQIDPYVRGIVRWLNMMHMYTICSCDGEGKRPAVIYFLDDLSAEQRTIIRACAPKRVKVRFSERHPKYVKLSLHYGPDHIDDLLVMAERLYDVWRNPDRLLDYRLETFQQRLLPLLAINGPSGRERSIRAHLQRMLRKKTDELTVDPYGNLLAIVRRGDGPTILLSAHLDTVRPFPLQRTIVHKGTTWRASSGILGADDRAGIAVILELLDSVPCSRFSGTLKIAFTVEEEIGCLGSRHLDPDFLRDVDAAIVVDRRGTRDIVTSNGGTPFCPDEYGRLFEQAGALAGMPDWRTTAGGVSDAKVFASFGIPSVNLSVGYENEHTEDESLNVRATLETVMLLEKVFDENLLTSFVQTEVIRPS
- a CDS encoding isocitrate/isopropylmalate family dehydrogenase, whose translation is MFLEECYKISEQYPHIFTDDHHVDAFAMYLVLHPEKYDVIVTTNMFGDILSDLAAGLVGGLGVAPSLNEGDHFAVAQAVHGSAPSIAGKGIANPVAEILSAQMLINWLGRKHNDPQLVQVSGLLYKAIWNYLDCGDKKTPDLGGNSSTEEVSKEIITYIQRVNSF
- a CDS encoding LysR family transcriptional regulator, with product MDEKDWIILKTIYEDRNITKASERLYISQPSLTYRIKQLEKEFGVKILSRGKKGVEFTEHGEYLVQYASNMLSLLERIKEQLSNMNDKVKGTLKLAASRIYARYELPGILSLFLKRYPDIDIQLKTGFSSEVYQMLHKEEVHVGIVRGNHDWDGPKILISEEKIYVVSKYRIDLSNLPAIPRVNYTTDPSLKSIIDSWWKEIFDIPPNITMEVDLIDTCREMVIHGLGYAILPGICLKGLDNLYKYEITSKDGSPIYRRTWLIFRNSTLDLSKVSAFVDFVQTNYKQPAREHN
- a CDS encoding IS110 family transposase, which encodes MNCTQNQKINQVTEHTLVVGIDIAKRTHYACFVDDRGRVLRKSFPIFQSKEGFQQLYEAIQEGRKAFGKSQVIVAVEPTGHYWLNLAYFLEENGIPLVMVNPAHVCRSKELDDNLPTKHDAKDALVIARLAKDGRFLVPRLLHEIEADLRVGSTLKEKLRKEQAAVKNAIIRWTDRYFPEFWTVFRDLGKTALAVLEWTPLPADMAGRTAEELLEAYRQSEGLKCPQKAKIQALIDAAKGSIGVTEGTTMARFEIAALVRQYRQFEAEIAALDAELKALVQTTMEYQWLKTVDGLGDATIIDLLAEIGSFAHYRDPRQLVKLAGLTLKENSSGQRKGQKHISKRGRKRLRSVLFRAVIPLIRHNEAFRELHEYYTTRPVNPLTGKQSIVALCRKLLNVLFAICTKKQAFDAERMRQDVLSHVPHRAA
- a CDS encoding isocitrate/isopropylmalate family dehydrogenase; this translates as MYKIAVIEGDGIGPEVVGETVRVIEEIERKINCRLFEWVKLEAGLQAYETYGTTLPDTTSSRLDSCHGLILGPLSTHLYKGESMPNPSAEIRKRFNLYANIRPVRSIPISQCKYGNIDMVIVRENTEGMYADRNMLEGPGEFKIDNDTVISLRLVTRQASRNVAKAAFRLAEERGNKKRVSIVHKANVLKKHSR